The following are from one region of the Leptospira terpstrae serovar Hualin str. LT 11-33 = ATCC 700639 genome:
- a CDS encoding 7TM diverse intracellular signaling domain-containing protein, whose amino-acid sequence MKLVGRPKFLISVFLFLTALEVSAETLSIDIQKSDSSPLYIAKSMLVFEDKTNQLDFDSIRSPLLESKFIKVPSSEEAFNFSYSQSTYWLKIQLKNSNLNSKEIALVVSYPRLQTLELYFQSSKEVKKIPSGYSVPMTKRPYQSRFFVFPVSFPGNTNAMVFLKVKSPNSINIPIQLWNRDLYDRHEIDDHVIQAMYFGIACAMVLFNLFLFFILKDSNYFLYVLVVSSTAFTIASHNGIASEYLWQNSPWMDQYSVNLFISIVLILFLAFMRSLLNTRQLIPKLDQISLSLIFLQILLPILYILSFESFIKIIVLSHAITSFWILFVGTICSFKKERIAYFFLLAFAFLFLALIVSTLRALGLIPTNSFTIDGPQYGSAAEMMLLAFALADRYNTIIKEKETAEALVKFNLEKSNLDLEEKVKERTQTLNRTLSAMRRDLFVAKKIQENSLVTDDRLIKELNLVYRYLPVSEVGGDFFDICQLNKSKYRILIADATGHGVQAAMITMAIKGLYDNIKNFELPPSKVMEIFNEEFMDNFVSLNSLLTALILDIDLIERKIQFASAGHPAAVFFQNDQLHLLTKTGKMIGLKKQIHYEQSELTFGPKDRLFVFTDGVFEAFNAKDEEFGEESLYHLFQSTRHLTLTEVEDHLLKTLQNFLNGQDRQDDLTILGIDF is encoded by the coding sequence ATGAAATTGGTTGGTAGGCCAAAGTTTCTAATTTCTGTTTTTTTGTTTTTAACTGCTTTGGAAGTTTCTGCTGAGACCTTGAGCATTGATATTCAAAAAAGTGACAGTTCCCCCCTCTATATCGCGAAATCAATGTTAGTGTTTGAAGATAAAACAAATCAATTGGACTTTGATTCCATTCGTTCTCCTCTATTGGAATCAAAATTCATAAAGGTTCCTTCCTCCGAAGAAGCTTTTAATTTTTCCTATTCCCAATCTACCTATTGGCTAAAGATCCAATTAAAAAATTCAAATCTAAATTCGAAAGAAATCGCATTGGTCGTTTCTTATCCACGATTGCAAACACTGGAATTATACTTTCAAAGTTCCAAAGAAGTGAAAAAAATCCCGTCTGGTTACTCTGTTCCCATGACCAAACGTCCCTACCAAAGTAGATTCTTTGTGTTTCCCGTTTCGTTTCCAGGAAATACGAATGCTATGGTTTTTCTAAAAGTAAAATCACCAAATTCGATCAATATCCCCATCCAATTATGGAACCGAGATTTGTATGATCGTCATGAAATTGATGATCATGTCATTCAAGCCATGTACTTTGGAATTGCTTGTGCTATGGTGTTATTCAATTTGTTTCTATTTTTTATACTTAAGGATTCAAATTACTTTCTTTATGTTTTAGTAGTATCTAGTACTGCCTTTACCATTGCATCGCATAATGGAATCGCTTCCGAATATCTATGGCAGAATTCACCGTGGATGGATCAATATTCAGTGAATCTATTTATTTCAATCGTTTTGATTCTCTTTTTAGCCTTTATGAGAAGTTTATTAAATACGAGGCAGTTAATTCCAAAATTGGATCAAATCAGTCTCTCGCTCATCTTCTTACAAATTTTATTACCTATTTTATATATTTTATCTTTTGAATCTTTTATTAAAATCATCGTGCTTAGTCATGCGATTACATCATTTTGGATTCTGTTTGTAGGCACTATTTGTTCTTTTAAAAAAGAAAGAATTGCATATTTCTTTTTATTAGCATTTGCATTTTTATTTTTAGCTCTAATTGTATCGACACTGCGGGCGTTAGGATTGATTCCTACTAATTCCTTTACTATCGATGGGCCCCAATATGGTTCTGCCGCCGAAATGATGTTACTTGCTTTTGCTCTTGCGGATCGTTACAACACAATCATCAAAGAAAAAGAAACAGCGGAAGCACTCGTAAAATTTAATTTAGAAAAGTCCAATTTAGATTTAGAAGAAAAGGTGAAAGAACGCACTCAAACATTAAATCGAACACTCAGTGCGATGAGGCGAGACCTCTTCGTAGCGAAAAAAATTCAAGAGAATTCTCTCGTCACCGATGATAGGCTGATCAAAGAATTAAATCTTGTGTATCGTTATCTTCCCGTATCAGAAGTGGGTGGCGATTTTTTTGATATTTGCCAATTAAACAAATCCAAATATCGAATCCTTATCGCTGATGCCACAGGCCACGGTGTACAGGCTGCAATGATTACAATGGCAATCAAAGGTTTGTATGATAATATCAAAAACTTTGAATTACCTCCATCCAAAGTGATGGAAATTTTTAATGAAGAGTTTATGGATAACTTTGTCTCCCTCAATAGCCTTCTGACTGCTTTGATTTTAGATATAGACCTAATCGAAAGAAAGATCCAGTTTGCTTCCGCAGGCCATCCTGCTGCTGTATTTTTCCAAAATGACCAATTGCATTTGTTAACAAAAACAGGTAAGATGATTGGGCTTAAAAAACAAATCCATTATGAACAGTCGGAACTTACTTTTGGTCCGAAGGATCGGCTCTTTGTATTTACCGATGGAGTTTTTGAGGCTTTTAATGCAAAAGATGAGGAGTTTGGAGAGGAATCTCTTTACCATCTTTTTCAGTCCACAAGGCATTTAACCCTAACGGAAGTGGAAGACCACCTCCTAAAAACACTACAAAATTTTCTCAATGGTCAGGATCGGCAGGACGACCTAACCATCCTTGGGATCGATTTTTGA
- a CDS encoding beta-class carbonic anhydrase has protein sequence MSNSLIQQETSKVHKEVIGANDKYVSEFGKKGELALPPARSFTILTCMDARLDPAKYAGLAEGDAHVIRNAGGRASDDAIRSLVISYKLLGTKEFFVIHHSDCGMQLFTDHIIRNLLSKSLKTATIDSNGWRNLEESGGSEEAKFIPFLTFENLEQSVIDDVKRIRNHPLIPKDIPVYGYYYDVKTGKLVEVAEATKIGRAS, from the coding sequence ATGTCAAACTCACTCATACAACAAGAAACAAGCAAAGTTCATAAAGAAGTCATCGGTGCCAACGATAAGTATGTATCGGAATTTGGGAAAAAAGGCGAACTAGCCCTTCCTCCTGCGAGAAGTTTTACCATCCTTACCTGTATGGATGCAAGACTTGATCCTGCTAAGTATGCAGGCCTTGCCGAAGGTGATGCCCATGTCATTCGCAATGCGGGAGGTCGTGCTAGTGACGACGCCATTCGTTCTCTTGTGATTTCTTACAAACTGCTAGGAACCAAAGAATTTTTTGTCATCCATCACTCTGATTGTGGAATGCAATTGTTTACGGACCACATCATTCGAAACCTCCTTTCCAAAAGTTTGAAAACAGCAACCATAGATTCTAATGGATGGCGCAACTTAGAAGAGTCTGGAGGTTCGGAGGAAGCTAAGTTCATCCCTTTCTTAACCTTTGAAAATTTGGAACAAAGTGTAATCGATGACGTAAAACGAATTCGTAATCATCCTCTAATTCCTAAAGACATCCCAGTTTATGGTTATTATTACGATGTGAAAACCGGGAAATTGGTAGAAGTTGCGGAGGCTACAAAAATAGGAAGGGCTTCCTAA
- a CDS encoding alkene reductase: MKSLFSEAKLGNLSLKNKVVMAPMTRSRSIGNVPGDLVATYYEQRAEAGLIITEGTSPSPNGLGYTRIPGIFSEEQTKAWKKVTDKVHNKGSKIFVQLMHTGRIGHELNLPKGAKVLGPSAILAKGQMWTDTDGMKDHPTPQEMTKAEIKSTLEEFVTASKNAIQAGFDGVELHAANGYLLEQFLHPSSNQRTDEYGGSIENRIRFVVEVASAVSAAIGKEKTAIRLSPYGAFNDLFPFPETHEEYSLLAEKLNQIGIVYIHLVDHSSMGAPTVEPETVQNIRNAFKGTLILSGGYDVERAEKDLSSGLADLVAFGKPFLANPDLVTRFQKNIALASFDQTTLYTPGEKGYSDYTFAS; encoded by the coding sequence GTGAAATCATTATTTTCAGAAGCGAAGTTAGGAAATCTTTCCTTAAAAAATAAAGTGGTGATGGCCCCGATGACTAGATCCCGTTCCATTGGTAACGTACCTGGTGACCTGGTTGCCACATATTATGAACAAAGAGCAGAAGCAGGTCTAATCATCACAGAAGGTACTTCACCTTCTCCGAATGGTCTTGGTTATACGAGAATTCCTGGAATTTTTTCAGAAGAACAAACCAAAGCTTGGAAAAAAGTAACCGATAAAGTCCATAACAAAGGGAGTAAAATTTTTGTTCAACTCATGCATACGGGTCGAATTGGTCACGAATTGAATTTACCGAAAGGAGCAAAAGTCCTTGGACCTTCTGCCATACTTGCCAAAGGACAAATGTGGACAGATACGGACGGAATGAAAGACCATCCCACACCCCAAGAAATGACCAAAGCAGAAATCAAATCTACTTTGGAAGAATTTGTGACTGCATCGAAAAATGCAATCCAAGCTGGATTTGATGGAGTAGAATTGCACGCAGCAAATGGATATTTACTCGAACAATTTTTACATCCGTCCTCTAACCAAAGGACAGACGAATACGGTGGTTCCATAGAAAACAGAATCCGATTCGTTGTGGAAGTTGCATCTGCAGTGAGTGCTGCTATCGGAAAAGAAAAAACAGCAATCCGTTTGTCACCTTACGGAGCCTTCAATGATCTTTTTCCATTTCCAGAAACACATGAAGAATATTCGTTGTTAGCTGAAAAGTTAAATCAAATTGGTATCGTATACATCCATTTGGTTGACCATTCCTCAATGGGTGCACCGACTGTAGAGCCAGAAACAGTCCAAAACATTCGTAATGCATTTAAGGGAACCCTCATCCTAAGTGGTGGGTATGATGTTGAACGCGCAGAAAAGGATCTTTCTTCTGGACTTGCTGACCTTGTCGCTTTTGGAAAACCTTTCCTTGCCAATCCCGACCTTGTCACTAGGTTCCAAAAGAACATTGCTCTTGCTTCCTTTGACCAGACAACGCTCTATACACCGGGTGAAAAAGGTTATAGTGACTATACATTTGCAAGTTAA